The window TAAGAAAGATTGGTGATGAAGTTGTGTCGATGGAATTCTGACATATGTGAAAATTCAATTTGTTAGTGCAATTAATCATTGTTTGAATTCTATTTGGATTAATTTGGCAGTTAAGTGTGGTTAATTTGAGCTTGGGATAGATATATACCTGGCTGTTGGAAATTCCGAGTGTTGAAGAAGACGGTGGTGTCACTGCCGGAACAGTGACCCTGTTTTTGAAAATTCAAAGGCAAATTTGGGTCATTTCCCATAATTGAAGGAAACAATTGACACTTAGCTTTTAATTAAAGGCCAATGTGTTGGAGAAATTTTGTCAATAGTCAATAAGGGAAAATCTAGCACAACAATGGTAGATATGACCTCGGCTATTAAAAGAGGTCAAATTTGGATAAATTTGGGAAGTTCAAGAAATAATTTGACCCGTTTACGCTTAAGGATTCTTGTTGGGACTCACTTGATAAAAAAACATTCTTCTATAAAAAGCTAGCTAGAAAATGAAATGATATGTGAAATGTGAAACAGTCACTACCACTAATTTAAAAGAGAAGTTACACTTTGCATATATTTAATTTACATGATATTAACTTTTAGTTTCTTAAACTTGATGCTCATTTTGGGTCGAAGGGAGTAATCGCTACTACACTGAAAAAAATTAAAAGCAGCTCACTGATCTTTGCTTCTCTGAGGAAGAAGAAATCATTAACAAAAGAAGGAAACAAATACAATGACTACAAAATGAGTAAGCAAGGAAAGTACTCGTCCATCTAATATTCATAGAACATAGGTACGTACTCTAAGTTTACCGCTTTGAACTAAACGTAAATATAGTGTGAATTTTACAACCAAGAGAAACTAGCTAGAAGAATAATATTCTCAACTTATATAGACCTCTCTCTTTAACTTCTCTTGACATTCTTATACTTTTTTTTCTACATATACAGCAAATAAGACGATAATCCAGAACTGATCACTTTGTTTCCAAAGTTCTATAGTCCAAAAGACCATTAGTCTTCAACCCTAAAAAGTCGTAACCTGATACAATGTTCATACTTACAATATTATTGCTGCATCCATTTCCATTAGTTTTACTGCAACAGCAATCTTTACTGTTTTGTATCCCCAAACTACATGTAAAACATAAAGAGTTTGATCTTTGATGATGATCCAGTTGTTGGTTttcttgatgatgatgatgatgaggaggacTAATTTTGAGTTCAAGATTCAAGTCAGGAAGAcacttttcttgaatttcattaTCTTCTTTGCTCACTTCAACAAATTCGGCTTTGATATTAATCTTCTGATCTTGATGATCATCAGCAGCAAAAGAAATGGTTGTCACTTTTTGTGTACTAGCAGGCTCGTT is drawn from Lycium barbarum isolate Lr01 chromosome 8, ASM1917538v2, whole genome shotgun sequence and contains these coding sequences:
- the LOC132606629 gene encoding MYB-like transcription factor 4 is translated as MGRSPCCEKAHTNKGAWTKEEDERLIAYIRAHGEGCWRSLPKAAGLLRCGKSCRLRWINYLRPDLKRGNFTEEEDELIIKLHSLLGNKWSLIAGRLPGRTDNEIKNYWNTHIRRKLLSRGIDPTTHRPINEPASTQKVTTISFAADDHQDQKINIKAEFVEVSKEDNEIQEKCLPDLNLELKISPPHHHHHQENQQLDHHQRSNSLCFTCSLGIQNSKDCCCSKTNGNGCSNNIVSMNIVSGYDFLGLKTNGLLDYRTLETK